From a region of the Tiliqua scincoides isolate rTilSci1 chromosome 4, rTilSci1.hap2, whole genome shotgun sequence genome:
- the UBL4B gene encoding ubiquitin-like protein 4B produces the protein MLLTVKRLLGQQCRLQVSGQERISLVKSLVSEELNVPESQQTLMFQGTVLEGEHRLSDYPIGPESILYLVIKKPEQAYRKKASKPNPSQPHSVWYRLSQVLEKHFRTSDAVRVLERVLNDYYRGLGLLSLENIEELASRILNPEEADAEPVTKGGLPQKEGQPKASMSATKKEQATQTEPQEFLEGKWKNLGKTSRRV, from the coding sequence ATGCTGCTCACAGTGAAGAGGCTGCTTGGGCAGCAGTGCCGCCTCCAGGTGTCTGGCCAGGAGAGGATCTCACTGGTGAAGAGTCTGGTGTCAGAAGAGCTGAATGTCCCAGAGAGCCAGCAGACCCTGATGTTCCAGGGGACAGTCCTGGAAGGAGAGCACAGATTATCCGACTATCCCATCGGGCCGGAATCCATCCTCTATCTGGTCATTAAAAAACCTGAGCAAGCTTATCGCAAGAAGGCCTCAAAACCAAACCCCAGCCAGCCCCACTCAGTGTGGTATCGACTCTCCCAAGTCCTGGAGAAACACTTCAGAACTTCTGATGCAGTGAGGGTTCTTGAGAGAGTGCTGAATGACTACTACAGGGGTCTTGGACTACTTAGCCTGGAAAATATTGAAGAATTGGCAAGTCGCATTCTCAACCCCGAAGAAGCTGATGCTGAACCGGTGACAAAAGGTGGGCTTCCACAGAAGGAGGGGCAACCCAAGGCCTCCATGTCTGCAACCAAGAAGGAACAAGCAACCCAGACTGAACCACAGGAATTCCTGGAAGGAAAGTGGAAGAACCTTGGGAAGACTTCCAGAAGAGTCTGA